The Caballeronia sp. SL2Y3 genome includes a window with the following:
- a CDS encoding FUSC family membrane protein, whose protein sequence is MRYSFEIRKFIYSQYFFGGLRCALGISLPAVLMLTVFHNRELGFTIATGALGACVVDMPGPLKHKHNEMLACTFIGFISALATGMATAHPLTLWLTVVPLTFVLSLIVVYGNRWPQISFATLFMMIVTLEEHFTPMQALINASWILLGGLWYTYWATLVSHLLVYRIERQALAQSIFSCAEYLQARAEFYDNDADLDECYRKLIEKQIAAVEQQEGARDIVLRNLPKVKSGKLDARRARLFNLFINIVDLHEFFVGAHTDYPLVRKTFAGSDVLVFYRDLMRKAGEDLQDIGLAVLQNRPAPKQISTKAELRAIEYELELMRKHALPEKNPEAYAAAAAVFRRLWSATRLIDKMRRRTRDDASPTETELQIDHALSRFISSRRVPFRQIFSNLTMASPSFRHALRVTIAVGVGFWLGRLLPLTNAYWIVMTTVIILKPGYSLTKQRNTQRIIGTAIGCAVTIALILLVKDPHILLVAMFASMVMSYSLLLFNYAGSVVFTSSYVLLMFHLLAPGSLRLIGERAIDTVVGCAIAIAASHLFPYWEYRLMGKLVKDLLAATRNYLEASWGWKAKAAAGAGRAAATATAAATSAPSAVFADGQTRAAFASSMQPVSVSAEAASEPLEATTTAEAEAVAASAIKAASATAERLSSAGIGESTAATASKGASAAATVVASALDHDYGYRLARKNVHVAFANLAQAFQRMMLEPKAQQRYVAELNDLLVQSHVLASQITAAAPLLQSLNGADGQSFEPVQRAFAVVRDNLSEAQAVVSQEDGAASPDAIKTLRRDLDSMVAAAERAQSLPADAIQDLKLLAHQCKQMLTASALIRKDATQIHLPA, encoded by the coding sequence ATGCGTTACTCGTTCGAAATCAGGAAGTTCATTTACAGCCAGTACTTCTTTGGCGGCTTGCGCTGCGCGCTCGGCATCTCGCTGCCCGCGGTGCTGATGCTCACGGTGTTTCACAACCGCGAGCTCGGCTTCACCATCGCGACGGGCGCGCTCGGCGCATGCGTCGTCGACATGCCAGGCCCGCTCAAGCACAAGCACAACGAGATGCTGGCGTGCACGTTTATCGGCTTCATCTCGGCGCTTGCCACCGGCATGGCGACGGCGCATCCGCTCACGCTCTGGCTGACCGTGGTGCCGCTCACGTTCGTGCTCTCGCTGATCGTGGTCTACGGCAACCGCTGGCCGCAGATCAGCTTCGCCACGCTCTTCATGATGATCGTGACGCTGGAAGAGCATTTCACGCCGATGCAGGCGCTCATCAACGCGTCGTGGATTCTGCTGGGCGGGCTCTGGTACACGTACTGGGCCACGCTCGTCTCGCATCTGCTCGTCTATCGGATCGAGCGGCAGGCGCTCGCGCAAAGCATCTTCAGTTGCGCGGAATACCTTCAGGCGCGCGCCGAGTTCTATGACAACGACGCCGATCTCGACGAGTGCTACAGAAAGCTGATCGAAAAGCAGATCGCGGCGGTCGAGCAGCAGGAAGGCGCGCGAGACATCGTGCTGCGCAATCTGCCGAAAGTGAAAAGCGGCAAGCTGGATGCGCGGCGCGCGCGGCTATTCAATCTGTTCATCAACATCGTGGATCTGCATGAGTTTTTCGTCGGCGCGCACACGGACTATCCGCTCGTGCGCAAGACGTTCGCGGGCTCGGACGTGCTCGTGTTCTATCGCGACCTGATGCGCAAGGCGGGCGAAGACTTGCAGGATATCGGGCTCGCGGTGCTGCAGAACCGTCCGGCGCCGAAGCAGATCAGCACGAAGGCCGAACTGCGCGCGATCGAATACGAACTCGAACTCATGCGCAAGCACGCGCTGCCGGAGAAGAATCCGGAAGCGTATGCCGCGGCGGCAGCGGTGTTCCGGCGGCTCTGGAGCGCGACGCGTCTCATCGACAAGATGCGCCGCCGCACGCGCGACGACGCGAGCCCGACCGAAACCGAATTGCAGATCGACCACGCGCTCTCGCGATTCATCTCCAGCCGGCGCGTGCCGTTCAGGCAGATCTTCTCGAACCTGACCATGGCGTCGCCGAGCTTTCGCCATGCGCTGCGCGTGACCATCGCGGTGGGCGTCGGCTTCTGGCTCGGCAGGCTCTTGCCGCTCACCAACGCGTACTGGATCGTGATGACCACGGTCATCATCCTGAAGCCCGGCTATTCGCTCACCAAGCAGCGCAACACGCAGCGGATCATCGGCACGGCGATCGGCTGCGCGGTCACCATCGCGCTCATTCTGCTCGTGAAGGACCCGCACATTCTGCTCGTCGCCATGTTCGCGTCGATGGTGATGAGCTACAGCCTGCTGCTTTTCAACTACGCGGGCAGCGTCGTGTTCACGTCCAGCTACGTGTTGCTGATGTTCCATCTGCTCGCGCCGGGCAGCTTGCGGCTGATCGGCGAGCGGGCCATCGACACCGTCGTCGGCTGCGCGATTGCCATTGCGGCGAGCCACCTGTTCCCGTACTGGGAATATCGGCTGATGGGCAAGCTCGTGAAGGACCTGCTGGCCGCGACGCGCAATTACCTCGAAGCCAGCTGGGGCTGGAAGGCGAAGGCGGCAGCGGGCGCGGGGCGCGCGGCGGCCACTGCAACCGCAGCGGCAACCAGCGCGCCGAGCGCCGTCTTTGCCGACGGTCAGACGCGCGCCGCGTTCGCCTCGTCGATGCAGCCGGTCTCCGTCTCCGCCGAAGCCGCCAGCGAGCCTTTGGAAGCCACCACGACGGCAGAAGCCGAAGCCGTCGCGGCGAGCGCGATCAAGGCCGCGAGCGCAACGGCGGAGCGGCTGTCGTCGGCGGGCATCGGCGAGAGCACGGCTGCGACCGCGAGCAAAGGTGCATCGGCCGCCGCCACGGTCGTCGCCTCCGCGCTCGATCACGACTACGGCTATCGGCTCGCGCGCAAGAACGTGCACGTCGCCTTCGCCAACCTCGCGCAGGCTTTCCAGCGCATGATGCTGGAGCCGAAGGCACAGCAACGGTATGTCGCCGAACTCAACGATCTGCTCGTGCAAAGCCACGTGCTCGCGTCGCAGATCACGGCGGCCGCGCCGCTCTTGCAGTCGCTCAACGGTGCCGACGGCCAGTCATTCGAACCAGTGCAGCGCGCGTTCGCCGTCGTGCGCGACAACTTGTCGGAAGCGCAGGCGGTCGTCTCCCAGGAAGACGGCGCTGCATCGCCCGATGCGATCAAGACGCTGCGCCGCGATCTGGATTCCATGGTCGCCGCAGCGGAACGCGCGCAGAGTCTGCCCGCCGATGCCATTCAGGATCTGAAACTGCTCGCGCATCAATGCAAGCAGATGCTCACGGCGTCCGCGCTCATCCGCAAGGACGCGACGCAAATTCACCTGCCCGCGTGA
- the recC gene encoding exodeoxyribonuclease V subunit gamma translates to MLELFYSNRHETLAAALFEDLDAFAMRESDPFASEAVIVPSAAVRRRLELDMAERFGICANVQFCYLAQWLWAQIGRVLPVPAHSPFAPDRLAWRCYRSFDEPAFREAPRLSTYLNAADDCMRYELARRIATVFDHYLTYRPEWLTHWQAGGSILAGGGAQIDARGPRLAGASDIQRQDEIWQAALWRALLEDLAAPDREHDPTPPAYRFLAEAPRFDLDTAMRAEWPRRISVFALPTMPPLHIALLRELSRWIDVRIYALNPCREFWFDIVSEARVEQLQLKGEADFQEVGHPLLAEWGRQTQAQLHMLNELTESAASSERELFEENPAPTWLARVQNGILTLDEDNASPLPEEIVDTGVEVHVCHSLSRQLEVLHDRLLDWFDSIEGLEPSDVLVAFPDLAVAGPLIDGIFGTAPAGASNERRRIPYRITGLPPSQANPVARAMLDWLALAERGVGAPELIEWLRVDAIATRYGIDAPSLETAQEWLAQAGARRGLRPDEVTSEHVPAARHTFADALTRLYLGYALPGGGAPVADWLPVEGPQGSEAELLGRLTRFIDDIDAFAKEIATPRTARAWGDLLLDALERFFDAGVAFNDTIGDVRHAIDALIAAIDEGARDTHVPAAVIRTALTDTLDDPARGGVPWGGVTFSSLTSLRGLPYRVVCLLGMDDGMLPSLTRADEFDLMARFGKLGDRQRRDDERNLFLDLMLAARDRLLIAYTGRSIRDNAVLPPAALIDELLDYLAQAVAGKHAAPEALREARALFVHEHPLQPFAPEYFEPGGRLFTYEPERAELARALAAGRTQNSPPFFDAPLPPEEDEDIVAFDDFVRFWRHPARALLRDRLGIALVDADAELDITEPFELGFAGRDALAARVLPSLLDATDDAAARARERARHVARTSPEMPGGATGAVWQAREMHALAHLADRIRVSVAEGVTRLPFVLDIAPRWPDTAGVPLFEKYDDALIDERPFTLAGTLNRLTPQGQVIYRYDQPRARDYLSAWLAHLAYCAALPDGPRRTIWHGRGAQSADFELAPVADPLAHLGTLAALYRAGRRMPLRFYPKSAWLKLTEGDVKAQAAWESDRTRAESDDPAYRIAFRGESLKLDERFAALARVVFEPLREHLRSGA, encoded by the coding sequence ATGCTCGAACTCTTCTACTCGAATCGCCACGAAACGCTTGCTGCCGCGCTCTTCGAAGACCTCGACGCCTTCGCCATGCGCGAGAGCGATCCCTTCGCGAGCGAGGCCGTGATCGTGCCGAGCGCAGCCGTGCGCCGCCGGCTGGAACTCGACATGGCCGAGCGTTTCGGCATCTGCGCGAACGTGCAGTTCTGCTATCTCGCGCAGTGGCTGTGGGCGCAGATCGGCCGCGTGCTGCCGGTGCCCGCGCATTCACCGTTCGCGCCGGACCGGCTCGCGTGGCGCTGCTATCGCTCGTTCGACGAACCCGCGTTCCGAGAGGCGCCGCGCCTGTCGACGTATCTGAACGCCGCCGATGATTGCATGCGCTACGAACTTGCGCGCCGCATCGCGACGGTGTTCGATCACTATCTGACTTATCGCCCGGAATGGCTCACGCACTGGCAGGCGGGCGGCTCGATTCTCGCGGGCGGCGGCGCGCAGATCGACGCGCGCGGGCCGCGTCTTGCCGGCGCGAGCGACATCCAGCGCCAGGACGAAATCTGGCAGGCGGCGCTGTGGCGTGCGTTGCTGGAAGACCTCGCAGCGCCGGATCGCGAGCACGACCCGACGCCGCCCGCTTACCGCTTTCTTGCCGAAGCGCCGCGCTTCGATCTGGATACCGCGATGCGCGCCGAGTGGCCGCGCCGCATCAGCGTCTTCGCGCTGCCGACCATGCCGCCGCTGCATATCGCGCTCTTGCGCGAGTTGTCGCGCTGGATCGACGTGCGCATCTACGCGCTCAATCCGTGCCGCGAGTTCTGGTTCGATATCGTGAGCGAGGCGCGCGTCGAGCAACTGCAACTGAAGGGCGAGGCGGATTTTCAGGAAGTCGGTCATCCGCTGCTGGCGGAGTGGGGCCGGCAGACGCAAGCGCAACTGCATATGCTCAACGAACTGACGGAGAGCGCCGCGTCGAGCGAGCGCGAACTGTTCGAAGAGAACCCCGCGCCGACATGGCTCGCGCGCGTGCAGAACGGCATCCTCACGCTCGATGAAGACAACGCCTCGCCGCTGCCGGAAGAGATCGTCGATACGGGCGTCGAAGTCCACGTTTGCCATAGCCTCTCGCGGCAACTGGAAGTGCTGCATGACCGTCTGCTCGACTGGTTCGACTCGATAGAAGGCTTGGAGCCGTCCGACGTGCTCGTCGCGTTTCCGGATCTCGCGGTGGCGGGCCCGCTGATCGACGGAATTTTCGGCACCGCGCCCGCCGGGGCCAGCAACGAGCGGCGGCGTATTCCGTATCGCATCACGGGCTTGCCGCCGTCGCAGGCGAACCCCGTCGCGCGCGCGATGCTCGACTGGCTCGCGCTTGCCGAGCGCGGCGTCGGCGCGCCGGAGTTGATCGAGTGGCTGCGCGTCGATGCGATCGCCACGCGCTACGGCATCGACGCCCCATCGCTCGAAACGGCGCAGGAATGGCTCGCGCAGGCGGGCGCGCGACGCGGATTGCGGCCCGACGAGGTCACGAGCGAGCATGTGCCCGCCGCGCGCCACACGTTCGCCGACGCGCTCACGCGGCTCTACCTCGGCTACGCGCTGCCCGGCGGCGGCGCGCCGGTCGCGGACTGGCTGCCGGTGGAAGGCCCGCAAGGCTCGGAGGCGGAACTGCTCGGGCGTCTCACGCGCTTCATCGACGACATCGACGCCTTCGCGAAAGAGATCGCAACGCCGCGCACTGCGCGCGCGTGGGGCGATTTGCTGCTCGATGCGCTCGAGCGTTTCTTCGATGCAGGCGTCGCGTTCAACGACACCATCGGCGACGTGCGCCACGCCATCGACGCGCTGATCGCCGCCATCGACGAAGGCGCGCGCGACACGCACGTGCCGGCCGCCGTGATCCGCACCGCGCTCACCGATACGCTCGACGATCCGGCGCGCGGCGGCGTGCCGTGGGGCGGCGTCACGTTTTCGTCGCTCACGAGCTTGCGCGGCTTGCCGTATCGCGTCGTGTGCCTGCTCGGCATGGACGACGGCATGCTGCCGAGCCTCACGCGCGCCGACGAGTTCGATCTGATGGCGCGCTTCGGGAAGCTCGGCGACCGCCAGCGGCGCGACGACGAGCGCAATCTCTTTCTCGACCTGATGCTGGCCGCGCGCGACCGGCTGTTGATCGCGTACACGGGGCGCAGCATTCGCGACAACGCCGTGCTGCCGCCCGCCGCGCTGATCGACGAATTGCTCGACTATCTGGCGCAGGCGGTCGCGGGCAAGCATGCGGCGCCGGAAGCCCTGCGCGAGGCGCGCGCCTTGTTCGTCCACGAGCATCCGCTTCAGCCGTTCGCGCCCGAGTACTTCGAGCCGGGCGGCCGCCTTTTCACGTACGAGCCCGAGCGGGCGGAACTGGCGCGCGCGCTCGCCGCAGGCCGCACGCAGAACAGCCCGCCGTTCTTCGATGCGCCGCTGCCGCCGGAAGAAGACGAAGACATCGTTGCGTTCGACGACTTCGTGCGCTTCTGGCGGCACCCGGCGCGGGCGCTGCTGCGCGATCGCTTGGGCATTGCGCTCGTCGATGCCGATGCGGAGCTCGACATCACCGAGCCGTTCGAACTGGGCTTCGCGGGCCGCGATGCGCTCGCGGCCCGCGTGCTGCCGTCGCTGCTCGATGCGACGGACGATGCCGCCGCGCGCGCCCGCGAACGCGCCCGCCACGTCGCGCGCACGAGCCCCGAAATGCCGGGCGGCGCGACGGGCGCGGTCTGGCAGGCGCGCGAGATGCACGCGCTCGCGCATCTGGCGGACCGCATTCGCGTGTCGGTGGCGGAAGGCGTGACGCGGCTGCCGTTCGTGCTGGATATCGCGCCGCGCTGGCCCGATACCGCCGGCGTGCCGCTCTTCGAGAAGTACGACGACGCGCTCATCGACGAGCGGCCGTTCACGCTCGCCGGCACGCTCAATCGCCTGACGCCGCAAGGGCAGGTGATCTACCGCTACGATCAGCCGCGCGCCCGCGATTATCTGTCGGCGTGGCTCGCGCATCTGGCCTATTGCGCGGCGCTGCCGGACGGTCCGCGCCGCACCATCTGGCATGGGCGCGGCGCGCAGTCGGCGGATTTCGAACTCGCGCCCGTCGCCGATCCGCTCGCGCATCTCGGCACGCTCGCGGCGCTGTATCGCGCGGGACGGCGCATGCCGCTGCGTTTCTATCCGAAGAGCGCATGGCTCAAGCTGACCGAAGGCGATGTCAAAGCGCAGGCCGCGTGGGAGTCCGATCGCACGCGCGCCGAGTCCGACGATCCGGCGTATCGCATCGCGTTTCGCGGTGAATCATTAAAGCTCGACGAACGCTTCGCCGCGCTGGCGCGCGTCGTGTTCGAACCGCTTCGAGAGCATCTGCGGAGCGGCGCATGA
- the recB gene encoding exodeoxyribonuclease V subunit beta encodes MTDVVNHETVQELDVFACPLDGVNQIEASAGTGKTWNICALYVRLLLEKQLSVERILVVTFTKAATAELHERIRTRLAGVAHAIENGDAAGDPFIERLFETTLEQMDPDEALQRIRIALHSFDQAAIHTIHGFCQRALQEAPFAAAMPFAFDMEADDSTLRFELAADFWRERVEPAAARVPSFASWLVAKGAGPASLDAQLARRLKKPLATLRWGSFAEVQAAEAADAKALFDEACALWHAERDAIAELLFDAEAMLKQTSHKRSMIEAAIDAWAEYFADADCHAPPPKDALKITASALAKGTKVKHTPPAHPFFEHAETLAAAAAAAEASQRALWLDIVREWLDYAPAELSARKRARRVVSFDDLLSNLHHALVKHAWLAEALRERYPAALIDEFQDTDPLQYAIFNRVFAPHGPLFLVGDPKQAIYSFRAADLHTYLAAREGASARYTLAVNQRSTARIIEACNRVFGANPSAFILEGLDYQPVRAGTRSRGPFVDATPAAAYSDLADFCVWMLPHGDSALSKGNAQRDAAEACAAEIARLLRGAQRGEVRIGDEPLRAGDIAVLVQTHRQGSMVKRVLAAWGVGSVELAQASVFGSLDAEQIERVLAAIDTPGDLRRLRAALATDWFGLDAGALWRLEHAVSAADSNDGPNDSTSWVERFSRYRTIWHERGFAVMWRTLTRELSIAARLVTRPDGERRLTNITHLAELLQARSAEQPGIAPTLRWLAAQRAQQGGGEDAQLRLESDRNLVQIVTIHKSKGLEYAVVFCPFLNDGASRDAPKSGLPDASEYHDEAGEAVLHYGIDEDESKEVSAAIAREQAAERARLVYVALTRAVYRCYVVAGVYMSNVSNKSTKESRRSVLNWLVAGAGQDFDAFCEEPPDEAGIVAAWHALEAQADGAIGVAPLPVIGAREPLAAEAAGPHAMTARTNQRLLRDRWRMASFSSLIAAGARDEANQPQPVDARPDHDELADLDVPVLQQAAPRDETALADDDILAFPRGAAAGECLHRMYELADFTQPATWPDAIDRALREHPTPAPEPLARRLRPMMQRLLADTLSTEIAPGLRLSRIPPARRMNELEFLFPAPSLDFAALRRILAAHGYPDVALEAGALRGFIKGFIDMIVEHDGRYWIIDWKSNYLGERAADYSAAPLAEAMAHHAYHLQALVYVVALHRYLRARLAAYDYETHVGGYLYLFVRGVRPDWRDGDSGAPSGVHRGRPPLALVEALDRLMFGGVA; translated from the coding sequence ATGACTGACGTTGTGAATCACGAAACCGTGCAGGAACTCGACGTCTTCGCGTGCCCGCTCGATGGCGTCAACCAGATTGAGGCGTCCGCCGGAACGGGTAAGACCTGGAACATCTGCGCGCTGTACGTGCGCCTGCTGCTGGAGAAGCAGTTGAGCGTCGAGCGCATTCTCGTCGTCACCTTCACGAAGGCCGCGACCGCGGAGCTGCACGAGCGCATCCGCACGCGGCTCGCGGGTGTCGCGCATGCGATCGAAAACGGCGACGCGGCGGGCGATCCGTTCATCGAGCGGCTCTTCGAAACCACGCTCGAACAGATGGACCCGGACGAGGCGCTGCAACGCATCCGCATCGCGCTGCATAGCTTCGATCAGGCCGCGATCCACACGATCCACGGGTTCTGCCAGCGCGCGCTGCAGGAAGCGCCGTTCGCCGCTGCGATGCCGTTCGCGTTCGACATGGAAGCCGACGACAGCACGCTGCGCTTCGAACTCGCCGCCGATTTCTGGCGCGAGCGCGTCGAGCCGGCGGCGGCGCGCGTGCCTTCGTTTGCATCGTGGCTGGTCGCGAAAGGCGCTGGCCCGGCATCGCTCGATGCGCAGCTCGCGCGCCGCCTGAAGAAACCGCTCGCGACGCTGCGCTGGGGTAGTTTCGCCGAAGTACAAGCCGCAGAAGCCGCCGACGCCAAAGCGCTTTTCGATGAAGCCTGCGCGCTATGGCACGCCGAGCGCGACGCGATCGCGGAGCTGCTCTTCGACGCCGAGGCCATGCTGAAGCAGACCTCGCACAAGCGGTCGATGATCGAAGCGGCCATCGACGCGTGGGCCGAGTATTTCGCCGATGCCGACTGTCACGCGCCGCCGCCGAAAGACGCGCTGAAGATCACCGCGTCGGCGCTCGCGAAGGGCACGAAGGTCAAGCACACGCCGCCCGCGCATCCGTTTTTCGAGCACGCGGAGACGCTTGCCGCGGCGGCCGCTGCTGCGGAAGCGTCGCAGCGCGCGCTGTGGCTCGATATCGTGCGGGAGTGGCTCGACTACGCGCCGGCCGAGTTGTCGGCGAGAAAGCGCGCGCGCCGCGTCGTCTCGTTCGACGACCTGCTCTCGAACCTGCATCACGCGCTCGTCAAACATGCGTGGCTTGCCGAGGCGCTGCGCGAGCGTTATCCGGCGGCGCTCATCGACGAGTTTCAGGACACGGACCCGCTGCAATACGCCATCTTCAATCGCGTGTTCGCGCCGCACGGGCCGCTTTTTCTCGTCGGCGATCCGAAGCAGGCCATCTACAGCTTTCGCGCCGCCGATCTGCACACGTATCTCGCGGCGCGCGAGGGCGCGAGCGCGCGCTACACGCTCGCGGTGAACCAGCGGTCGACTGCGCGCATCATCGAGGCGTGCAATCGCGTGTTCGGCGCGAATCCGTCGGCGTTCATCCTCGAAGGGCTCGACTATCAGCCGGTGCGCGCCGGCACGCGCTCGCGTGGGCCGTTCGTCGATGCAACGCCCGCCGCCGCGTATTCCGACCTCGCTGATTTTTGCGTGTGGATGCTGCCGCACGGCGATTCGGCGCTCTCGAAGGGCAACGCGCAGCGCGATGCGGCCGAAGCCTGCGCCGCCGAAATTGCGCGGCTCTTGCGCGGCGCGCAACGCGGCGAAGTGCGCATCGGCGACGAGCCGCTTCGCGCGGGGGATATTGCGGTGCTCGTGCAGACGCACCGGCAGGGCAGCATGGTGAAGCGCGTGCTCGCGGCGTGGGGCGTCGGCAGCGTGGAACTGGCGCAGGCGTCGGTGTTCGGCTCGCTCGACGCCGAGCAGATCGAGCGCGTGCTCGCCGCCATCGACACGCCGGGCGATTTGCGGCGGCTGCGCGCCGCGCTCGCGACCGACTGGTTCGGGCTCGATGCTGGCGCGCTTTGGCGTCTGGAACATGCGGTGTCCGCAGCGGATTCGAACGACGGACCGAACGACTCCACGAGCTGGGTCGAGCGTTTTTCGCGCTACCGCACCATTTGGCACGAGCGCGGCTTCGCGGTGATGTGGCGCACGCTGACGCGCGAACTGTCGATCGCCGCGCGCCTCGTCACGCGGCCGGACGGCGAGCGCAGGCTCACGAACATCACCCATCTCGCGGAACTGTTGCAGGCGCGTTCGGCCGAGCAGCCCGGCATCGCGCCGACGCTGCGCTGGCTCGCCGCGCAGCGCGCGCAGCAAGGCGGCGGCGAGGACGCGCAGTTGCGGCTGGAATCGGACCGCAATCTCGTGCAGATTGTGACGATTCACAAGTCGAAAGGGCTGGAGTACGCGGTCGTGTTCTGCCCGTTCCTCAACGACGGCGCATCGCGCGACGCGCCGAAGTCCGGCTTGCCCGACGCCAGCGAGTATCACGACGAAGCGGGCGAGGCGGTGCTGCACTACGGCATCGACGAGGACGAATCGAAGGAGGTGAGCGCCGCCATCGCCCGCGAGCAGGCGGCGGAACGCGCGCGCCTCGTCTACGTGGCGCTGACGCGGGCGGTGTATCGCTGCTACGTCGTCGCGGGCGTGTATATGTCGAATGTCTCGAACAAGTCGACGAAGGAGTCGCGGCGAAGCGTGCTCAACTGGCTCGTCGCGGGCGCGGGGCAGGACTTCGACGCGTTCTGCGAAGAGCCGCCCGACGAAGCGGGCATCGTCGCGGCGTGGCACGCGCTGGAAGCACAAGCGGATGGCGCGATCGGCGTGGCGCCGTTGCCGGTGATCGGCGCGCGGGAGCCGCTCGCCGCCGAGGCCGCGGGGCCGCACGCGATGACCGCGCGCACCAATCAGCGCCTGTTGCGCGATCGCTGGCGCATGGCGAGCTTCAGTTCGCTGATCGCGGCGGGCGCCCGCGACGAGGCGAATCAGCCGCAGCCGGTCGACGCGCGGCCCGATCACGACGAACTGGCGGACCTCGATGTGCCGGTTCTACAGCAAGCCGCCCCGCGCGACGAGACGGCGCTCGCCGACGACGACATCCTCGCGTTTCCGCGCGGCGCGGCGGCGGGGGAATGTCTGCATCGCATGTACGAACTGGCGGACTTCACGCAGCCCGCGACCTGGCCCGATGCGATCGACCGTGCGCTGCGCGAGCATCCGACGCCCGCGCCCGAGCCGCTCGCCCGGCGTCTTCGGCCGATGATGCAGCGCCTGCTCGCCGATACGCTTTCGACCGAGATCGCGCCGGGTCTTCGGCTGTCGCGGATTCCGCCCGCGCGTCGCATGAACGAACTGGAGTTTCTGTTTCCCGCGCCGTCGCTGGACTTCGCGGCGCTGCGGCGGATTCTCGCCGCGCACGGCTATCCCGACGTCGCGCTGGAAGCGGGCGCGTTGCGGGGCTTTATCAAGGGGTTCATCGACATGATCGTGGAGCACGACGGGCGCTACTGGATCATCGACTGGAAGTCGAATTATCTCGGCGAGCGCGCCGCGGATTACAGCGCCGCGCCGCTCGCCGAAGCGATGGCGCATCACGCGTACCACCTTCAGGCGCTCGTGTATGTGGTGGCGCTGCACCGGTATCTGCGCGCGCGGCTCGCTGCGTACGACTATGAGACGCACGTCGGCGGCTATCTGTATTTGTTCGTGCGTGGCGTGCGGCCCGATTGGCGCGACGGCGACAGCGGCGCGCCGAGCGGCGTGCATCGCGGACGGCCGCCGCTCGCGCTCGTCGAGGCGCTCGACCGGCTGATGTTTGGAGGCGTGGCATGA